A section of the Triticum dicoccoides isolate Atlit2015 ecotype Zavitan chromosome 7A, WEW_v2.0, whole genome shotgun sequence genome encodes:
- the LOC119333563 gene encoding putative F-box protein At1g50870: MEAEEGILEKKTNWRLGNHPGAGATAASLLTDDLILEILSHLPARSLHRFKCVSMSWRDLIADPANRNKLPQTLAGFIYTTISNNARHLHFAAVSGDGASSFDPCLPCMRPTKYKDMALMDACNGLLLYRGCCKNKVNPLSWAEHDCRFVVCNPVTRRWVELPPLPKPQAPASRHSTTSGLAFDPAVSSYFHVLCFEQAYFGTCITRVNIYSSRTGDWCQRDSGMVEKVALFFLSKCVFVGGMMYVIGSLDRMNVEYALLGVDMEGKVWTTIRVPYSRRLGTIGSSQGCLHYAIPPADDNNKILFSESAIWWLKDRHSKELVLKHTTSIDKLMSMTGQRYKVVGMHPDCDTIFLVSYEHDTLVSYDMRHKKVGRILNLEKDHAQWFLPYVPLFSGSLAVADGQ; the protein is encoded by the coding sequence ATGGAGGCGGAGGAGGggatcttggagaagaagaccaacTGGAGGCTGGGCAACCATCCGGGGGCAGGGGCGACGGCGGCCAGCCTGCTCACCGACGACCTCATTCTGGAGATCCTGTCCCACCTCCCCGCCAGATCCCTCCACCGCTTCAAGTGCGTCTCCATGTCGTGGCGCGACCTCATCGCCGACCCCGCCAACCGCAACAAGCTGCCCCAGACACTCGCCGGCTTCATCTACACCACCATAAGCAACAACGCGCGCCACCTCCACTTTGCTGCTGTCTCCGGCGATGGGGCATCCTCGTTCGACCCTTGCCTCCCTTGCATGCGGCCTACCAAGTACAAGGACATGGCCCTGATGGACGCCTGCAATGGCCTCCTCCTCTACCGCGGCTGCTGCAAGAACAAGGTGAACCCTTTGTCTTGGGCAGAGCACGATTGCCGTTTTGTGGTGTGCAATCCCGTCACCAGGAGGTGGGTGGAGCTGCCCCCACTGCCCAAGCCGCAGGCGCCGGCGAGCAGACATAGCACTACCTCAGGCCTGGCTTTCGACCCGGCAGTCTCGTCCTATTTCCATGTTCTTTGTTTCGAGCAGGCCTATTTCGGAACTTGCATCACAAGAGTGAACATCTACTCGTCGCGGACAGGAGACTGGTGTCAACGGGACAGTGGGATGGTTGAGAAAGTTGCCCTGTTCTTCCTGAGCAAATGTGTCTTCGTCGGCGGTATGATGTACGTGATTGGCAGCCTGGACCGCATGAATGTCGAGTATGCGCTGTTGGGGGTGGACATGGAGGGAAAAGTATGGACAACCATCCGCGTGCCGTATAGTCGAAGATTGGGTACGATTGGATCGTCTCAAGGGTGCTTACACTATGCTATACCTCCTGCCGATGATAACAACAAAATCCTGTTTTCCGAGAGCGCAATCTGGTGGCTCAAGGATCGCCATAGTAAAGAATTGGTCCTGAAGCATACCACCAGCATCGATAAGCTTATGAGCATGACCGGGCAGAGGTATAAGGTGGTTGGGATGCATCCAGATTGCGATACCATTTTCCTGGTTTCATATGAACATGATACCTTGGTATCATACGACATGCGGCATAAGAAAGTTGGCCGTATCCTTAATCTTGAGAAAGACCACGCACAATGGTTTCTACC